Proteins encoded by one window of Salvia splendens isolate huo1 chromosome 5, SspV2, whole genome shotgun sequence:
- the LOC121805626 gene encoding protein CHUP1, chloroplastic-like — protein sequence MVAAKVKTAMGLQKSPARTKAKPDASPKPPGSGKPTGQKGSGNGFSRSFGAYFPRSSAQVQPRPPDVSELIRLVEDLRESESRLKTELLEHKLLKESVAILPMLESEISNKDCEIERFRKKIECLEMENERLRNDNEFLHIELTNQNHNYEEKIKYMQAELCDIKRAFAEHEETTSSSSSSSPPNLADVTNNYHKSNFSAKVLRKCVTQSNIASNFRESVASLKKDDLGGTAENAERPRSSRFDSEEIHGTSEAMIAIRSRAPRVPKPPPLPSSSQCSSASLADSADRTLAEISNIPPPPPPPAKSKVAAPPPPPPPPKGGTAMPPPPPAPPAKSKVAAPPPPPPPPKGGKSKAALAKVRRVPEVVEFYHSLMRRDSSFRRDSGASSDGILAGAAAKDMIGEIENRSSHLLAIKTDVETQGDFISFLIKEVQNAAFTDIEDVVPFVKWLDDELSHLVDERAVLKHFNWPEQKADALREAAFGYSDLKKLEFEVLSFRDDSRLHCAPALKKMQSLFDKLEHSVYNLSRLREVATNRYKLHHIPMDWMLETGFVSQIKLASVKLAMKYMKRVTAELGMVTGVPEEEDLIVQGVKFAFRVHQFAGGFDAETMKAFQELRDKFQLCQNQHQRKFIC from the exons ATGGTCGCCGCAAAAGTCAAAACGGCGATGGGACTGCAGAAATCGCCTGCTCGGACGAAGGCTAAGCCCGACGCCTCGCCAAAACCGCCGGGATCCGGCAAGCCGACAGGACAGAAAGGCTCCGGCAACGGCTTCTCCCGCTCGTTCGGCGCCTACTTCCCGCGCTCCTCCGCGCAGGTCCAGCCGCGGCCGCCGGACGTCTCCGAACTCATCCGATTGGTCGAGGATCTGCGCGAGAGCGAGTCGCGCCTCAAGACGGAGCTCCTCGAGCACAAGCTGCTGAAGGAGTCCGTCGCGATCCTGCCGATGCTGGAGAGCGAGATTTCGAACAAGGATTGTGAAATTGAGCGGTTTAGGAAGAAGATCGAGTGCCTGGAGATGGAGAATGAGCGGCTCAGGAATGACAACGAGTTTCTGCACATCGAATTGACCAACCAGAATCACAATTACGAAGAGAAGATCAAATACATGCAGGCCGAATTGTGCGATATTAAACGAGCATTCGCCGAGCACGAGGAAACAACGTCttcttcgtcttcgtcttctCCGCCGAATCTCGCTGATGTCACCAATAATTACCACAAATCCAATTTCTCTGCCAAGGTTTTGCGAAAATGCGTCACGCAGAGTAACATTGCCTCGAATTTCCGCGAGTCCGTCGCGAGCCTGAAGAAGGATGATCTTGGAGGTACGGCGGAGAACGCCGAGCGGCCTCGGAGTTCCCGCTTCGATTCCGAGGAGATTCACGGAACTTCCGAAGCGATGATCGCGATTCGATCCCGCGCGCCGCGGGTTCCGAAGCCGCCACCGCTGCCGTCGTCGTCTCAGTGTTCATCCGCCTCTCTTGCTGATTCAGCTGACCGCACATTGGCGGAGATTTCCAACattccgccgccgccaccgcctccgGCGAAGTCCAAGGTGGCTgcgccgcctcctccgccaccaCCTCCGAAGGGGGGTACTGCGATGCCTCCTCCTCCGCCAGCGCCTCCGGCGAAATCCAAGGTGGctgcgcctcctcctcctccaccacctccgAAGGGGGGTAAATCGAAGGCGGCGTTGGCAAAGGTCAGGAGAGTTCCGGAGGTTGTTGAGTTTTACCACTCGCTGATGCGGAGGGATTCGAGCTTTAGACGCGATTCCGGTGCCTCCTCCGATGGGATATTGGCCGGAGCTGCGGCCAAGGATATGATTGGAGAAATTGAGAACCGCTCTTCACATTTACTTGCG ATCAAGACAGATGTGGAGACCCAAGGAGATTTCATTAGTTTCTTGATCAAAGAAGTTCAAAATGCTGCTTTCACTGACATTGAAGATGTTGTCCCGTTTGTTAAATGGCTTGATGATGAGCTCTCACATCTGGTTGATGAGAGAGCTGTGCTGAAGCACTTCAACTGGCCGGAGCAGAAGGCTGATGCACTGAGAGAAGCTGCTTTTGGCTACTCTGATCTGAAGAAGCTGGAGTTTGAAGTTTTGTCGTTTCGCGATGATTCTAGGCTGCATTGTGCTCCTGCTCTCAAGAAAATGCAGTCCCTCTTCGACAA ATTGGAGCACAGTGTTTACAATTTGTCGAGGTTGAGAGAAGTGGCTACTAATCGGTACAAACTTCACCATATTCCGATGGATTGGATGCTTGAAACCGGCTTTGTGAGTCAG ATAAAACTGGCATCAGTGAAATTGGCAATGAAGTACATGAAGAGAGTAACGGCAGAGCTGGGAATGGTAACCGGTGTTCCTGAAGAAGAGGATCTCATAGTCCAAGGCGTCAAGTTCGCCTTTCGAGTTCATCAG TTTGCTGGGGGTTTCGACGCGGAGACCATGAAGGCGTTTCAAGAACTGAGGGACAAGTTTCAGTTGTGCCAAAATCAACATCAACGGAAATTTATTTGCTGA